Proteins from a single region of Caldisericia bacterium:
- a CDS encoding ABC transporter permease, producing MNPLLKSILSPDFGFAVLRVMTPILYPAIGVAISALAGSTNIALEGIMLVSAFTGVMVSAFTGSLFLALITGILAGVGLSALLGYFHLKLKADIILAAIALNMFASGITIFFLYIFAHDKGTSSSLKSLVFPSYQIPIIKDIPILGRIISGHNILTYFALISVVIFYYIIYKTPLGLRIRAVGQNPDAAESVGVDVNKIKMYSLLLSGFFGALGGLYLSMGYVSWFSRDMTAGRGFIAIAASALGGNLPLGTFLGSLLFGIVNALAIYLASLEIPSEFIQMIPYIATVIALTIYSIRAMARTKRRKKISEESTT from the coding sequence ATGAACCCACTTCTTAAAAGTATACTCTCTCCTGATTTTGGTTTCGCTGTCTTAAGAGTTATGACTCCAATACTTTACCCTGCAATTGGGGTTGCAATTTCTGCCCTTGCAGGTTCCACAAACATTGCTCTTGAAGGTATAATGCTTGTTTCTGCTTTTACCGGCGTTATGGTAAGCGCTTTTACTGGGAGTCTATTCCTTGCTCTTATTACAGGAATACTTGCTGGTGTTGGATTATCAGCACTCCTTGGATACTTCCATCTTAAATTAAAAGCAGATATAATTCTTGCAGCTATAGCTTTAAATATGTTTGCATCGGGTATAACAATATTCTTCCTCTACATATTTGCTCATGATAAGGGAACATCAAGTTCTTTAAAGAGTCTTGTCTTTCCCTCCTATCAAATTCCGATAATAAAGGATATCCCAATTTTAGGAAGGATTATAAGTGGGCATAATATACTAACATATTTTGCTTTGATTTCCGTTGTAATTTTCTACTATATCATATATAAGACACCTCTTGGATTAAGAATTAGAGCAGTTGGTCAGAATCCAGATGCCGCAGAATCTGTGGGTGTGGATGTGAATAAGATAAAGATGTACTCCCTACTTTTATCTGGATTTTTTGGTGCCCTTGGTGGACTCTATCTCTCCATGGGTTATGTATCATGGTTCTCAAGGGATATGACTGCAGGTAGAGGGTTTATTGCAATTGCTGCATCTGCCCTTGGTGGAAATTTACCCCTTGGCACTTTTCTTGGTTCATTGCTTTTTGGAATAGTTAATGCACTTGCAATATATCTTGCATCCCTTGAGATTCCTTCAGAGTTTATCCAAATGATTCCATACATAGCTACCGTTATCGCACTGACAATTTATTCAATACGGGCAATGGCAAGAACAAAGAGGAGGAAAAAGATAAGTGAAGAAAGTACTACTTGA
- a CDS encoding ABC transporter permease → MEKFILKYFNLIRTIIAIAIGLIISIFVIYVISKNPGFSLKSFLLGPFLSKSRFGNLIETASPIIFCGLAIAVPFQAEQFNVGAEGALFIGAAIGTAFAVSTSMPAIIHIPLVLLVAGLVGAFWGFIPGILKAKWNASELVSSLMLNYVAYFLGLYIINYHFRDKSAGYLVSYQLPKTAWLTQFVPGTRIHWGIVLAFVFAILVYFFLYHTTLGYEIRMTGFNIHFSRYGGINVFKVIVISQVIGGFIAGIAGMTEVMGIHRRFNWQMTPGYGWDGVVVAIIGRNHPISIVLASLFLAYLRVGGQVLNLLSDIPSEMVTVIEAIIILLITAEAFLEQWRYRITVKEAERKEVEHEPTS, encoded by the coding sequence ATGGAGAAGTTTATTTTAAAGTATTTCAACCTTATAAGAACCATAATTGCTATAGCTATAGGATTAATAATAAGCATCTTTGTTATATATGTGATAAGTAAAAATCCTGGTTTTTCCCTTAAATCTTTCCTTTTGGGACCATTTTTATCCAAAAGTAGATTTGGAAATTTGATAGAAACTGCATCTCCAATAATTTTTTGCGGACTTGCCATAGCAGTTCCCTTTCAGGCAGAGCAATTTAATGTTGGAGCAGAGGGAGCTTTGTTTATTGGTGCAGCTATAGGAACTGCCTTTGCTGTATCAACAAGTATGCCAGCCATAATTCATATTCCCCTTGTTCTTCTTGTAGCAGGTCTTGTTGGTGCATTCTGGGGATTTATCCCTGGAATACTCAAAGCAAAGTGGAATGCCAGCGAGCTTGTTTCTTCTCTTATGCTGAACTATGTAGCCTATTTTCTTGGTTTATATATAATAAACTACCACTTCAGAGATAAATCAGCTGGTTATCTGGTATCCTATCAATTACCAAAAACTGCATGGCTTACACAGTTTGTACCTGGCACAAGAATACACTGGGGAATTGTACTTGCCTTTGTTTTTGCAATACTTGTTTACTTCTTCCTCTATCATACAACTCTTGGCTATGAAATCAGAATGACAGGTTTTAATATCCATTTCTCAAGGTATGGTGGTATCAATGTCTTTAAAGTAATAGTAATATCTCAGGTAATCGGTGGCTTTATAGCAGGTATTGCAGGGATGACAGAGGTTATGGGAATACACAGGAGGTTTAACTGGCAGATGACTCCTGGATATGGATGGGATGGAGTTGTTGTTGCCATTATTGGAAGAAATCATCCAATATCCATTGTTCTTGCTTCACTCTTTCTTGCATATCTAAGAGTTGGAGGTCAGGTTCTTAACCTTCTATCGGATATACCATCAGAGATGGTTACAGTCATTGAGGCAATTATAATTCTATTGATTACAGCAGAGGCATTCCTTGAGCAATGGAGATACAGAATAACTGTTAAGGAGGCAGAGAGAAAGGAGGTAGAGCATGAACCCACTTCTTAA